ACTCCAACCCCTCTGCATTGTAACCGGCACGAACAAGCCCGGTTATAACAGTAGTCCAAGACACCACATTTCTTATCGGCATTTCATCAAAAACCCTACATCCCTGCTCAATCTTACCAATCTTCATATACATGTCGAGAAGCGCACTGCCCACGAAGACCGAATTGACAAAACACGATTTTATCGAGTACCCATGTATTACTTCCCCATAAGACAAGTTCAAACCAAGTCCACAAGCCTTTAGTACAACACTAAGAACAAAGGGGTCCATGCAAATTCCAGGCTGAACCCACATGTGCGAAAACAAAACCAATGCCTCAGAGGCATCAGAGACACCAACGTAGCCTGAAATCATACTGGTCCACGAAATCTCATCTCTCTGAGGCATTTTATCGAACATGTTCCGGGCGTCTCCAACTTTACCTGCTTTAACCAGCTGCTTCAACTGAGCGTTGAGTTCAATCATATCTACGTCATTACCCAATTGGGCTTTCTGCTCTAGATGGTCTGGTTTTTTCTCTGGAAGAAGAGGGTTTCTGCATTCCGTATGGGCAAAGGCTGAAGCTGTAAATATTCGTCGAATATGAGGTCTAATTGATAAAATCATGTTCTGTTTTGTTGACCGACCATGAGAATCGTTGGCCGCCTACAAGATAGACGCGCGCAACATTTTTCTGGGTATTTTGCCTAATGGATATGGGCTCAACTCAATCTCAATCTCAATCACAAATACTCTTTGAGGCATAACAAATACAcgtaatattattaatttacgTGTTATAATAATCATTCATAATATATTTAgtatcaaaaaataaaacagatgTTGTATTGTCATAATATAGGTGACCACCATGTGACGGTTTTATGATCAATCAAAAAAATTTATCGTGTTTGAAGAGGTCATGAGTTCACATCCCATGTGTCCCATGGACGGCGCTAGttgaataaaagaagaaaaaataattataattatagcATAAAGAAACTTTGAAGTGTGACAATTCACATATTATAATATGAGTAGACGATATGATTGATATGACATTATAatcttaataaataaatttgtcATATTATAATATGAGTAGATTAATAATACCCCGAAGCAATATGTTACATGCCTTAAGAGGTTTAAACATGTTTCACTCCCGAAGCTATCTGGTTTTCTACAAACCAGAAAACTTCCTGAAAAACTCACTCCACACTTTGACAACATAAGTACGAGACATCGAGTTCGAGACATGTAGGGCAAAGAAAAGCGCAGTCTACTATACGTGTAACACAAGTTTCCTTCCTGGACAAAAAACGTTTCATCCGAATCATCTCTAAGAGAGGAAACCCTAAACAGCAAACCTCACAAGGGTAATGCATTTGATCAATTTCCAATAGGTTTGCCTTTGTGTTTACCCAACCATTCAGCCCTTCTAATGGCCCTTGCCCTCCTCCACATCCAAGCATTTCTTCTCCGCGCAAAAATCTTCCGAATCTGGTTGAGCTTGTGAGACTGTTGAGCAATCACATTTTCTGTTGAGGGATTCTGACTCAGAACTATGTCGTATCCATCACGGAAAGAGTCCATGCCTTCGGTGAGGAGCTGCCAGAATAGTCCCCCGGCAGCTGCTCCTCCTCTTTTTGCCGAAAAGTATATCTTGGAGTACACCGTGTTGAAGAGCAGGTCTCTTTGGTAGGTGCTCAAACCAGGATCTTTCCAAGATTTCCCAAACTCTGCGATGAATATTGGCTTTCGGAGAATGTTCTGCGCATCTTGGATGTGGGTGTTGAGCCAGTTGTTCAAGAAAGTGAGCTGAGTTTGATCATTTGAGCTAGACAACCTGCTCAAGCAAAAACCAATATAAGTACACCAAAGATGTGATCCTGCAAGTTAAACATATTTACCATTGATCAGGATACGAGTGAACTGTTGCAAAATCAATGCCAGGAATCCGATTATTCGCGATAAAGTCTGTTCCGATATTGAAGGGAGGATTGAGACTCATCCTATGTGGTATTGCTTGTCCATAAAATCCCTCTAGACCAGCTTCCAGTAAGTGGTTTCTGTCTATTGACTTCACGTGTGAAGCCATTTCCATTATCCATGCCTATTAATATGAACACCAATTAGTAAAAATCTGACATCAAAAGAAAATCCATCTTTAATTAGCAATGCAACATATAAAAATGGTAGCTGCAATTGGCAATTCGCAGTTTAGCCATCCATACTTCGCTATTTCTGGCATTTATGctgatttacaaggagaaaaacTTGAGTAGGGGCATCTGGATCACGTCATCTATATGGTAGTTCTAACAAAAGCATGGAATTTCTTGTCCTTTATTCTCACCCGACCCCACGTTGGTCTATCTAATATTGATATGAAAGATTATATTAGATAATTAAGATATTGTTTTTTAACCTGAATAGTCCTTCCTGAAGGATCTGATGTGCATCTAGGTTCATTAATAAGTTCCCAGGCCAAAATTGTTGGGTCATCTTTGTAATGAACTCCAGTGTAGCTGTTATATCTGTTAAGAACAGTCTGCAAAAAAATTGATCTAAATTAGAAATGAAGATCATGCATATTTATAAACAGAAAAGGCTCCTCGCAGACTAAAGCTCACTTGGTGCCTAGGATTGGATTTGGATTGGAAAATACACTATATTCAATGTACTTTGAGTAACTCATATCTTCAACATATGATGGATTTTATGAGTTATCCAATCCAATCTTAGGCACCAAACGAGCACTTATTGCTTTCACTTACGGTTACATGGTTCTTGTAGTAACCCTTCACAACCGGGTTCCTGAAGAAATCGTCATCAGATGCGAGGTACTGCCCTTTACTTCTTGCCCAATTCACATACTGCTTTCTTCCTCCAAAGCTCTCATAGTTGTTCACCAAGCTTAATATCAGCTTAATCCCATATCTTCTGGCCTCAGCTATAACAAAATCCAACcccttcaaaatcaaaatccaaaCGAAAACATTTACGAAAGTCCCCATAACTGcatgtttttttaatattctgCACTTGTTCctgggattggattggatttagATAACTCAACAGATTGAAAGTACGTTGAAGGAAGAAATAGAGGCCAACTTCCAAAGTTTGTACGAGTTGAAGGAAGAGACAGATCACTCATGAATGAAACTTATCCCATCCAACCCCCACAAAATGGTAGGATCAACACCTTATAGTTTAATCCAATTCCTTCGTTTGGGACAAACTTTGGCCTTCATTTCTTACTTCAAGGTACTCTGAGGCCTTGTTTGGTCACTATGAGTGATAACTCACTATATTCATACTTCAATAAAAGCGCATTATCCATTCCAACCCAATTGTAAAGAACAAACGAAGCCTAATTCAGTGACTTATCCAATCCAATACAATCCAATCCTAGGCAGTGTGACGAATaagataaacaaagagtaaagcAGAAGAAGTATGAGATGGGGAACCTTAAACATTTGCTCATTGTATGAGCCAGGGGAGAGCTGAAGAGGCCTGTAACCTCCATCACTGAAAGCCCAAGTTCGAGCCACGGTGAGCCCGTGGCTAGTTGCTTCACTGAAAACAGAAGAGACTTTGTGCCTCTGAGACAGGTCGGAAGCCACGTACATGAGCCAGTAGCCATTGAAGCCGTTTGCATAGTAAGGGCTGCCGTTGAGAAGAAAATGCACTCCCCTCACTCTGATGAAATTATCACCTGCTGCTGAAACATGGATTGGCGTAATAAAACACTGCTGGTGGATTAAAATTGCTAAAAGAAGAGCAAAAGATGGATGCTTCATCTTCTCCAAGTGTGGATGAAATGTTTGCAGTTGGataaagagcttggaggtggaggtggaggtggaggtggaggtggattTGTTTGTTATGATACAATTGCAAATaaatagagaaaaagagaaactAGTGACCGACACAACAGAGGACCTACTAAAATCAATGACAAATTCTTTGAGTAGGAGCTTTTGCGAAAAGTCACTCACTTATTTTAAGATATATACACGACGAATAATTTATATGTCACGAGTACACTGTTATATTGATGTTTCGTGTCAATGAATTAAAGAAATGCATAAATTTTGTTCTATACATTCTTGTTTCATAAGTACAAGACGCCACTGACATTTACCAACATCATGTAAATTGTTATCATCCACAAAATAAATTTGGTCCTATGGACACTCAGCTACCTGTGCCTTGCACCAACAGTGCAGAAAATATTATGGCCACATTTATTTGATAGAGCCCGTGACACCATGTCATGAATAATGAGATGCCAAGCTATCACCTTTAAAGAGACATTAATTAGACCATAAAGGCACCAGTGCGTGGTTTATATATGACTTACTATCTGTTCAGTGTCTTTCCATTTCTGTTTTTTATGAAAGTTTGGAACCGTCGTTGTTCAAGCATATTTTCAACCGGTTATAAATTCTTGATAACAATAACTAGAGAGACATTAAACAGACTATAAAGGCACCAATTCGTGGTTTATATATGACTCACTATCTCTTGAGTGttccattttcattttttatgaaatgttGGAACCGTCATTATTCAAGCATATTTTccattttaagtttttaacttttaatgTGTCCTATCTACCCACCACGCGCATTAACATAGTTGAACTTGACGCGTCATTTCAGCCCATGTGAGGAGAATTATCCCCACTCCATTTGTGGTTTAAAGGGTAGGATTTTGACATGATGGTGCCACAAGGCATGCCGAAGCCATGTCTGGTCATCATTGAAAGCGACGATACCCATCATCATTCACCTGCTTCAAACATCCCACGTTATGGGAAACTTACCTACACTTCTagccaacaggatcctctccggattcttTTAGTGAGGATTCTAGGAATTCGTGAAtcgtatccgttcatcgtacatcgtaaaatcagtttttgtctAGTAcggtttgtgtttaattttaaatattttattgatttctaaccgcacaatgtacgatgaatggatACAATTCACGAATCcccagaatcctcacaaagagaatccggcgAGAATCTGGATTCCACTTCTGGGATGACACTG
This is a stretch of genomic DNA from Malus domestica chromosome 02, GDT2T_hap1. It encodes these proteins:
- the LOC103401285 gene encoding mannan endo-1,4-beta-mannosidase 7 → MKHPSFALLLAILIHQQCFITPIHVSAAGDNFIRVRGVHFLLNGSPYYANGFNGYWLMYVASDLSQRHKVSSVFSEATSHGLTVARTWAFSDGGYRPLQLSPGSYNEQMFKGLDFVIAEARRYGIKLILSLVNNYESFGGRKQYVNWARSKGQYLASDDDFFRNPVVKGYYKNHVTTVLNRYNSYTGVHYKDDPTILAWELINEPRCTSDPSGRTIQAWIMEMASHVKSIDRNHLLEAGLEGFYGQAIPHRMSLNPPFNIGTDFIANNRIPGIDFATVHSYPDQWLSSSNDQTQLTFLNNWLNTHIQDAQNILRKPIFIAEFGKSWKDPGLSTYQRDLLFNTVYSKIYFSAKRGGAAAGGLFWQLLTEGMDSFRDGYDIVLSQNPSTENVIAQQSHKLNQIRKIFARRRNAWMWRRARAIRRAEWLGKHKGKPIGN